gaaaataagagaaataaatgtgaataaaactgcgaaatgtttcagtttccgGTTAAAACGTGAACAATAAACTAAAAGCAGCGACACAAACCGGATCAAGATAAATCTGCGTTTCGatggttttttggggggggtttttcCAGCAAAAAGCGGCTCAAGTTGCCGTGAAGTTCAAAGGCACCGACACCGACCGCGTCATCATCCGGACTCACCTGCAGAACCTCCGCGGGCCGCCGAACCGGTACCGGAGCGGAAAAAACCCCCGGAGAGCCGAGagggaagagaggagaggagggagccGGAATAATGTTTGATAAtctgggagagagagagagagagagagagcggggtgagtcagacacacacacacacacacacacacacacacacacacacacacacacacacacacacacacccagcgTGACTCACgtgatgttttctcttcatttacaCATTTGTAGTGAAGTTCAGgttaaatgtcagatttttttctctctgagcctgaaaatgaactaaaatatcACCAGAACCTTTTTGATGATCCACTGGCGGCTCGTCAGAACCCAGAAGAAGTTCTGGTAGGAAGCGCTGCAGCggaaaagttgagtggaaggagaaACTGTGGGACAACACAGATGGAGctgcaccagaaccagaaccagaacctcagcGTCTGGAGGGAGAGCAGAAAGAGTTTCATCTCTggttggttctgctggttccgGTCCACTGGGTTTGGACcagaacattttacagtttcGTGATTTGAAGCCTCGTACCGAACCAAACTGCTAAATGTACCAATAATTAATTCAGAATTGTAATTTTGGTGAGTTATGGTGgaccagcctgttcccctcctggcctgtgggggcgctgcaccgagaaccgctgaaggaaacgacacacagagtaacttcctgtttcaccagatccaaacaagatggaggatttctgctgctagcgctaggctagcatgttagctttggttgtatttacccagaatgccctgcgctgtggTCCACTTCCTGTATACATTGGAACCACAGTTCAGGTTAGTGTTCACACcagaactggactttctagatAAACGGACTGGAGTTCCTTTCTGGTTCTGGGAACTTCGGTTTCCGCAGATCCTctgaaccggaccggaccggaccggaccgggtcTGGACCAGAATCTGGACCAGAATCTGATCTGAAATGATTAGCTTCAGAGCATGAGGTCTGAAAacagactgtgtgtgtttggatcCGTCACAGCCGCAGTAATTAGTGTAACTGTAGGTGGAGcagcagaacacacacacacacacRcacacacacacacacacacacacacacacacacacacacacacacacacacacacacacacacacacaSMCAGTCTACGGGGAGATKACTGATGGAACAAGTGAAAGCCAACACAACTKKTYTGGTATTTTGATGATGTTTCTATAAACACACTGAAACGACTCGTACAGTTACAGCtctaagtctggactttgactaggccattctgcCACATGTGTTTCCATAACGCATGAGAAGAAACTTTTGActttcagaatgtttttattccataaCCATAAATGTTGAACCTCAGACcgtctggttttttttttttactgaagtttCTCCAGCCGGATGGAGGATTTTGTCGGCCATTTTAAGCCACCTATGATTTTCCTCCACCTGAGCTgcggctctctgcagctcctccagactcaaCATGACctcattttttgcttttagtttCATTAATCTGAATCAGATCAGTCCTGcaaattaaattattctgattGGTGTGGAGATGCTGGTTTTCCTCTGGAAGCCTCAAACATCTGAAAGTCATCGGCAGGCGGTGACGTCACCGCGGTGATGACGTCACCGCGGTGACGCCGAGCGGCTCGGGACACGAGGAGGAGAGTTGAGGCTTCGCTTCGGGCAGCGACGTCAGAGAACAAACATCCAAACACAGAGAGGTTTCATCTGGAGGGGaaccaggaggaagaggaggaggatgaagatgaggaagaggatgaagatgaggaggaggatgaagatgaggaggaggatgaagatgaggaNNNNNNNNNNNNNNNNNNNNNNNNNNNNNNNNNNNNNNNNNNNNNNNNNNNNNNNNNNNNNNNNNNNNNNNNNNNNNNNNNNNNNNNNNNNNNNNNNNNNNNNNNNNNNNNNNNNNNNNNNNNNNNNNNNNNNNNNNNNNNNNNNNNNNNNNNNNNNNNNNNNNNNNNNNNNNNNNNNNNNNNNNNNNNNNNNNNNNNNNNNNNNNNNNNNNNNNNNNNNNNNNNNNNNNNNNNNNNNNNNNNNNNNNNNNNNNNNNNNNNNNNNNNNNNNNNNNNNNNNNNNNNNNNNNNNNNNNNNNNNNNNNNNNNNNNNNNNNNNNNNNNNNNNNNNNNNNNNNNNNNNNNNNNNNNNNNNNNNNNNNNNNNNNNNNNNNNNNNNNNNNNNNNNNNNNNNNNNNNNNNNNNNNNNNNNNNNNNNNNNNNNNNNNNNNNNNNNNNNNNNNNNNNNNNNNNNNNNNNNNNNNNNNNNgaggaagaggaggatgaagatgaggaagaggatgaagaggaggatgaagatgaggatgaagatgaggaagaggaggagcttcttCAGCCTGTTCGGATCAAATCAGGGTTTTTTAAGCCTTTAGTTGATGGTTAGTCGACAGGAAATTGGGTAACGAGAGAAgagaagacatgcggcaaaggtcgccaagccgggaatcgaacctgcgacgtcgaggactaaggcctccatatgtgggccGTGGTGAAACCCTGAGCCGCCACGGCTCACCCAGTAAAAAACGCCAGAGTTGAATCAACACCCAGAAGTGTCTCTAGGTGTCCaggtcagctggtgttaaattcaacaacagagtcacattaacattaacaccagtgttggtgttaaaatatatgaaaagtaacaccagtgtagAGTTGATCACAAAACgtaatgtggtgttaaaaagtaaatgatTGACCCAGAAGGTTTCgatatcaatcaaatccagtggaaaatattcagacTAATGTTAATGTAGcaacaaaatgggtgtcaatcttttaacactttcaaagtgttactttaacaccagctgacttggacacaaATAGACACTTtagggtgttaattcaacacctGCATTTTTACAGTGCGCCCAGGTTGAACCAGTTTGTTGTCGGTTTGAGTcgagttcagatttttttctccccaaatctgcaaacatttcattaaaaaaaaatctacaacattctgaacatgtttctactttttctgcttctgaatcatttaatttaaaataaaatgtcgtTGTCACGGTTACGCATCATTAGAACAAGAGGAAAACCTTCTTCcatcgggtcagaaccagaacctttgtGATAAAAACCAGATTTAGATCCAAATAAATGGCTGCtgactgaactttttttttttttttttagcaaagtttaaaatattataaatcaacttttagcagatttttttgttgtaatttaaaataactcaaaaatgATTGTTAAGCATTAAAAGATAATTTGGGTGaaaattaatcaatatttttcttctcgctccataaagcaaaaacaaacatgatttggTTCCGATTTATGATAATTATTCACTTTATTCAAGTTTACAGATCcagtcagaaacacaaactgaaaaacacaaaaatcagtTAAATTCAACCTGTTGATTcactttattattcatttgtcTGATATATTCGTAAAATTCTATAAAAACCTGGAGCTGCTTCAGCTATTTAAACGTAAAAAgagtgaagaaaataaacatgatgcAGCTCTGGCGCCCCCTGGTGTTCACTCTGCGTCATCACCAGCTGCTCCAGGgtttatttacagcaaaaataagTCACAAAGATTTAATATCTACAAACATTCAGACTTTAAAGAGGCGTtgaatttaagtaaaaaaaaacaaacagcagaaaagacAAGTCCTAGTCCAAGTCTTCCAGTTTCcagacatttaaaacagcagGACAGCAGGACAGAAGGACAGCAGGACGCGTCTCAGCTTGTTCTGTTCGCACTAGAAACATCACAATCTTTCATTTgtgaacaacaaaaagaagatgGAAAGTTTCATCAAGTCCTGATTGGAACCAGAATACGATAcgaaaagctcagtttttatattcaggatggtttcaaatgtaatttagaaatgttaagaTGGAAGGAAAACTCACCATTACAATGAGTACGCTACATAGTAGCATGGAGGCTACATGCTAGCATTAAGGCTACATACTAGCATGGAGGCTACATACCAGCATGGAGGCTACATNNNNNNNNNNNNNNNNNNNNNNNNNNNNNNNNNNNNNNNNNNNNNNNNNNNNNNNNNNNNNNNNNNNNNNNNNNNNNNNNNNNNNNNNNNNNNNNNNNNNNNNNNNNNNNNNNNNNNNNNNNNNNNNNNNNNNNNNNNNNNNNNNNNNNNNNNNNNNNNNNNNNNNNNNNNNNNNNNNNNNNNNNNNNNNNNNNNNNNNNNNNNNNNNNNNNNNNNNNNNNNNNNNNNNNNNNNNNNNNNNNNNNNNNNNNNNNNNNNNNNNNNNNNNNNNNNNNNNNNNNNNNNNNNNNNNNNNNNNNNNNNNNNNNNNNNNNNNNNNNNNNNNNNNNNNNNNNNNNNNNNNNNNNNNNNCATTAAGGCTACATACTAGCATTAAGGCTACATACTAGCATTAAGgctacataaaaacattaaggcTATATACCAGCATTAAAGCTACATATTAGCATTAAGGCTACATACCAGCATGTACGCTACGTACTAGCATGTAAGCTACATACGGTGTGACGTTAGCTGCCCTCATTTTAAGATCTGCGTTCCTTTGTTATAAATCTTACTGTTTGCTattttttcctgcttctctCCAGTTGCTGTTGCTCCcagtaactttttgttttcattcctaGCTTAAGTGATTCTGTTGTTCCTCCCTCCTGTCGCCACGTGCTTGGACAGTAACGTTGACATCCTGTGACAACCTGcaggacttttattttgaagttcaCGTTTGGATCAGATCGCTGGAGTCACGTCTCTAAAGATTTAATTCCCCCGATTCTGCCGTCATGTTTCCCTCCATCTTGTTTTCGGCTCATTGGCGTTGCTGCGGCGCCATGATGTACTCGGACACACAGATGATGGGTTTCTGGGCCGCCCGGTTCTGACCGAACACCTCGGCCAGAATCTGGGGGTGGTAGCCGCTCGGCCGCTCCGGGCCCGCCACCGTCAGGCTGTATGTCAGGTTGGGGAACACGGTGGGGGCCGGGTTGTTCTGGTAAGGGGGCGGGGCCTGTGACGTCAGAGCCATGTCCTCCTGCTCGgtggtgttgttgttgttcagcgGCGCTGCAGGTTTGAGGAGCAGCTCTGGGACGGCCGTGTTCTCCTCGCCATGGCAACCCGACTGAGGGAAAGCGTCAGCGCTCTTCACCTGCAGGACATGGAGACGCTAATCAAAGAGATGATTAAGGGTATGAAAACTTTCGGTCTCAACTTACAGGTGAGGCGAACCAGTCGGCCATCTTTGGCTTCGGGACCTCGGGGTAAAACGTCTCCTTGATGCTGTTGGGTCAGAAAAACAGAGTCAGAGACGACACGTCTGGTTCTgttccggtccggtccggtccggtcgcTCACCAGGCCCAGTGTCTGCAGCACAGCACAGCGACGAGGAAGAGGACGACGAAGACGGCGCCCATAGAGATGAAGATGTTGCTCAAACTGTCTGCGGAAGGAAAACATTCAGGTAGaaccaggaaaaacaaacaaacaaacaaacaacgaGCCAGATCCTGAAATGTTGCTGCAACGCCTCCGACCTGCCAGCAGGGGCAGCATGACGCTCCGTTTCCCCCACACTTTCTGCCGATTTACGGAGAATTATTCCCTCCCGGTTCTGATGCTATGCTCTCATCAAGCATCGCATCAGAACAACTGCCGGGTACTTGTTTTGATGCGTTGCCGTGACAAcgaggatttgtttttttttcttcttctacagtAGATTAGCATCTAAAAGCTCAAACGacacctgaactttgacccccgAGTCTTTCCTGTTATTGCTTATTGATGCGTCACGATGTTTATAAATAATTCCCCAGGTTTATTTAGAAACGATTTCAGTTCTGGTTCTTCAGCCTcgaagtgaaatattttaatctgtttccttcctaacagagaacaaaaaaacgATTCACTGCCAGGACTAGTGGTGCATCATGACGGACAATAGAAGATCTTTGGCAAACAAAATGGATGAATTTCAAATATGAATACATAGATTCTGTCATCTGTTGGCGCCCGGATGCAGCGTCAGCATCGTGTCCCCTACTCCAGCATCTCTCTGCCGAGCAGGATCTCCACGGCAGCCAAACGGAAACCATGGCAACCGTCATGGCCGCTCTCGTTTTGGTCTGAGGGAGGCTCCTCACCCTGGTCGTTCAGGAGGACCTGCAGGGTGGTGCCGCCATACGCGCCGCCCGCCGCCCGCGCCGCCACGGTGAAGGTGTAGGAGCCGCTCGGCAGGTTCCGGGCCGTCAGGCTGGAGTCCGCTGGGTTTTCTGAACCAGAACATGAAAAGAACTCTGATTTGTAAACCTGGTTTTAAATCAGCCTTCGGGTTTCAGAGCGAACCTGAAGCCTCACAGGTGAGCGTTACCTGTGGTCACGCTGAGGGGTTTGTCATCGTCTCTAGAGTAGTGCAGGACGTATCCATGGATACAAGCAGGCTGCTGTGTGAGAGGAACCGGATCCCAGCGGATCTCCACATCGGAGCCTCGCTGTGTGTAGGACAGAGGCTGGAAGAGCTCCGCTGGTTTTTCTGGAACTGAGAGTAAGGCATCAGGGGATGACGTCTATGCTAATGATGCTAATGCTGCTGACTGCTGCTAACTGCTACTAATGCTGCTAGCTGCTACTAACTGCTACTAACGCTGCTGCTAATGCTGCTAGCTGCTACTAATGCTGCTAACTGCTACNNNNNNNNNNNNNNNNNNNNNNNNNNNNNNNNNNNNNNNNNNNNNNNNNNNNNNNNNNNNNNNNNNNNNNNNNNNNNNNNNNNNNNNNNNNNNNNNNNNNNNNNNNNNNNNNNNNNNNNNNNNNNNNNNNNNNNNNNNNNNNNNNNNNNNNNNNNNNNNNNNNNNNNNNNNNNNNNNNNNNNNNNNNNNNNNNNNNNNNNNNNNNNNNNNNNNNNNNNNNNNNNNNNNNNNNNNNNNNNNNNNNNNNNNNNNNNNNNNNNNNNNNNNNNNNNNNNNNNNNNNNNNNNNNNNNNNNNNNNNNNNNNNNNNNNNNNNNNNNNNNNNNNNNNNNNNNNNNNNNNNNNNNNNNNNNNNNNNNNNNNNNNNNNNNNNNNCTGCTACTAACTGCTGCTAATGCTGCTGCTAATGCTGCTAGCTGCTACTAATGCTGCTAGCTGCTGCTAACTGCTACTAATGCTGCCAGCTGCTGCTAATGCTGCTAACTGCTACTAATGCTGCTAGCTACTGCTATCTCTGCTAGCTGCTACTAATGCTGCTGCTAATGCTGCTAATGCTGCTGCTAACGCTGCTAGCTGCTGCCTCACGTTTCTCCGTGAAGAAGCCTTCCTTCCTctccaggagcagcagcagagcgcCGGCCCTGCAGGCGTAGATGGACACCGAGTATCTCCGCCCAGCTGCGGCGTCCTCTGAGGACGAACCAGAGGACATGTCAATGGGACAAACAGACCAGCTGAGGACTTTACTGGATCATGGACTGGATCTCACTGGGTTTTATCCTGACTGAGTTCTGACTGGGAGGCAGCTTCAACCAGCCAACAGGGTCATCCCCCAACACTGGGAACCAGTCCACTATGTAGCCACAGCTAGCTTCTGGATGGTGGGACCAGGACAGGTTGAGGCCCCCATCACTCCCAGTGAAGCAGGACAGGTTCATACTGGTTTCACCTGAAAACAGAGACACTGAGAGTCAGatgtggagaagaagaagatctGATCTGACCAAAGGAACAAACGAACCGTCCAAAACACTTTAATCATCTGGAGGAGCCAGCAGTTACAGCTGAACGACTCCAACGAGTTTCACTGAAGTCTGAAAGGTTAAATCTGGAAACCAAATGGACTTCTGCCATCCTGACAAACCAGCAACTAACCAGCAACAAACCCAGCAACAAACCAACAACAAACCAGCAACAAACCCAGCAACTAACCAGCAACGAACCAGCAACTAACCAACAAGGAATCAGCAATGAACCAGCAACTAACCAGCAACTAACCAGCAACAAACCAGCAACTAACCAACAACAAACCAACAAGGAATCAGCAATGAACCAGCAACGAACCAGCAACAAACCCAGCAACAAACCAGCAACTAACCAGCAACAAACCCAGCAACAAACCCAGCAACGAACCAGCAACAAACCAACAAGGAATCAGCAACAAACCAGCAACTAACCANNNNNNNNNNNNNNNNNNNNNNNNNNNNNNNNNNNNNNNNNNNNNNNNNNGAACCAACAAGGAACCAGCAACTAACCAGCAACAAACCCAGCAACTAACCAGCAAAGAACCAACAAGGAATCAGCAACAAACCAGCAACTAACCAACAAGGAACCAGCGACAAACCAGCAACTAACCAGCAACTAACCAGCAACGAACCAGCAAAGAACCAGCAACGATTGTTTTCACGCCGAGATCTTCAGCCTGGAGAGAAAACGGCCGAGTTAAAGACCAAACCTGAAACCGTCTCCTTGATTTTCCGTATTTTACAGAtctttggaaaatgtgaaaaactttatCGATCCCAAAGGGAAACACAGAGTCGTGACCAGCTGATGGATCTGTGCTTCCAGCTTCAGACGCCGAAGCTTTAATCTGACGGTTGGACCGAAAATCAGGggggaaaataaagtaaaaaccttCTGAAACCCTGGAGGATCGTTGACCTCAGTAACTTTCAAAGCTTACACAGAATCTCTGAATCAGAGAAAAAACCCAACCATCTGAATCATGATTATAAAAACCTGAGTGGTTCTGATCAGCGTGTCTCAGTGAAACCGTCCAGAACCAGGACCTCAGTAAAACATGGACTCCATCGTACCTGGTGGACTGGTGGCAGGAACCGTGATGGCGGATGGGGGGGAGCGGCCATGTTGGTTCCTCGCTGTTACCgtgacgacgacgacgacggcATCCCCGCCCAAAGTGTAGTTATGAACGCCGGCACCGACTTCCTCCTTGTGGAGCCGATCCGAGccgctggttctggtccaggtgaCTTCGTATCCGGTGACGTCTCCGTGGCTCTGATTGGCCAGAAGCTTCTGCAGAAACGGCCGCAGTTAGACGACAACAGACTGGAGGAAACACGACGACCAGGAGTTCACTAAAACACAAGACGggatgaggtcagaggtcgggaTTCAACCGCAGGACGTTTTCATAGCGACACCGGCTGCTCATGGATCGACCGTCGTCGTGTTCTCAGAAACAGGAAGTCGCCTGCAGCTGCGTTTCCTTTAGCCATAAagttgcacaaattgaaattatgaaagtAAATTCGCTGAATGGAAACAAGctagttgaaaaaaaaaaaaaaacaaatcctgtttTCTGATAAAAGGCTGTCGTGTCATCATGATCTGGTttcatgatcaacaaccagacgttactactggcggaaacgcagaagaagatgacaggaagtggtaagaggatgatggtttgttttttttccaccagagctctcagcGCCACAGTTCATAAGACGTTGTGTTTAactccaacatgttgaatccgAAACGCTTCAGGAAAATGGCCGACTACAATTTCACCAAAACGCCGCAGAcgtaggcggggcttgtcgtaggcggggcttgtcgcTCCGACGCCTGAACGATCGTTTTAATCTCcaatgaagcatttttttcatcacatgTTGATGCTGCACATGGCtgcaacaaacaggaagtagagttAAACTAGCAACAACCAAACATCTCAGGAAGTTTCTCAGGGCTtcgtgcctctggtaaggcgaACCAAGtcagaaaagctaaaaaaaaaatcagtttttagtGAAACTgggtgatttattttgaatgcTGCCGTTTCTCCTCTTCCCATACCGTGAAGGTCCGAAACCTTCCTGTGGCTGGAAAACGTTCCGGCGAGTAGAAGCTGAAGACTCACCTTCCAAACCATCACAGTCTGGTTTCCCTTCTTCTGCATCCACACATCCACAGCATCAGGAACTGCAGAGCCAACAGGTCAGTGACTCACTGTTCAGactcatttctgtgttttcttcagaaacTCACCGTCTCCCTCCGTGCGGAAGGAAACTCTGTCGCTCCAGTCGCCCCAGGTCCAGAAATGTTGGGCTGTTCCACACCGAACCTTCACCTCATAGCCCCAGTTTGGCCTCAGATCAGTTAAAACTGCCGCCTTCAGCCCGACTCCGTGTTGGATCTGCAGAAACTGCACCAACACCACAACTCAGATTAAATGCGACGCTTTCACTGTCGGGCGTCGTGCTTCGCCGTAAACGTACGGATCCGTCAGCGTCTGAGACGATCATCTGGCAGCTCAGGTTCAGGCTGGAGTACCGGCCCACCGTCCAGCTCCAGAACAGGCTGACGCTCCTGGCTTTCACGCCACCAACGCTGAGACCACGTGGAGCCAACATGTGAACTGGAACACAGAAACTGTTAGCCAGGCTGGTTTTCAGAAGCCAGGAGGTTTTAGCTTTAGCGGCGGCTAACTGCACCTCTTCTGCTCAGATCTGCAGAGTCTTGGATCTCCACCTTTCCTAAAACGTTCTGAGCTGCTAGAGTCCAGTTCCTCTCACCGCCTTCAATATTTACCCTTTTGGAGCATCTCAACTCTGAACCGATGACACACGGGCTGCAAGACGAAAATAAGGttaaggtctggactttgactaggcccatCCACAGTCATCCTGATGcagattttcagctgtttgggatcatttttaccatttcatgtttttgtggcATTATTGCATTTGTAGTCTTGCTAACATGCTATTTTACAAGTTTGATTTTCATGCTAACATATTAGCATAGTGCACAGCTCATTGGATGCTAAATTGCTAATTCCTCATTCTCAAATCTGCTAACCAAATTAGTTAGTGAGAACAAACTAACTTTCACGTCGTCTATAAAGCTACATATTCACTtgtcaatattttcatttactgATCAGAAATTCAGAAATCACTTACTAGCATGTTATTTAGCTAGTTAGGTATTCAGACAAACttgctagcttgctagctagtTGGTCAATCTTACATTCCCTTGTTAAAATTCACATAACTTAGCTTAAGCTAGATATTTATCTTAAGCTAAGTTATTGAGACAAACTTTTTAGCAAGTTTGTCATGAGAATATTTACATTGttgcacattaaaaatattaaaacaaacacaagcaagTTAGGAATCCTTGCTAACCACTGCAGCAGTAGGACGCTAGTTAGTTTTCTAGCTGATGTTAGCTGTCTAGCTAACATGCTGCTTAGTGTGACGTGTCGATATGTTTACTAGACATCCTGGCCAACTTACTATCTTCCTAATTAACTGGATAGAAATCCAGAATGACTTGCTAGCATMCTGGTTAgctattaaaacaaacttgctAGCATGCTGGTTAgctattaaaacaaacttgctAGCATGCTGGTTAGCYATTAAAACAAACTTGCTAGCATGCTGGTTAGCCTGTTATATATTCCCAGTGCGTATCTCCCTGTTCAGGACGTCCTGGTTGACTCAGAGACTGAAAGTCAATATTGTTTCTAGAGAGAAGAAACGTTCTCCTTCAGCACCACCAGGCAGCCATACTGGTTCAGGgtcatgacctttaacctgctAACAGAGGCTGTTATAATCTTCCTCTCTTCATTTCCTCTTACCTTCCATCCAGCTGATAACTTGTCTGACTCTTGACTTTCACCATCGTGTTTCTTCCTTCGTTCCAACGGCATTCCACCGACCTCAGATCCCGAGTTTCACACCGAAGGTCTCTGTCACCAGGCGGGTCTGAATCA
The window above is part of the Poecilia reticulata strain Guanapo unplaced genomic scaffold, Guppy_female_1.0+MT scaffold_219, whole genome shotgun sequence genome. Proteins encoded here:
- the LOC103460259 gene encoding leukemia inhibitory factor receptor-like isoform X2; its protein translation is MTRFWFLLLVLIRLSQQNQTGASQCGPQNLTVGRSDQTVLVEWEDAPSCSALNHPILYNVTVLVEDQEVHSDGVWVAPGLVGSAHSWSWTSPLPMDCAAHTVRLRAQIDNQLSRPGQERTLPDEEALYNRHVFPQDAVLPAGSSASFCCRVPDGQHFDRMYLDGHTGNTTKISERRYALTVRLKPVVEFGATVLCETKSGRRFGSTVHIGYPPGDRDLRCETRDLRSVECRWNEGRNTMVKVKSQTSYQLDGSPCVIGSELRCSKRVNIEGGERNWTLAAQNVLGKVEIQDSADLSRRVHMLAPRGLSVGGVKARSVSLFWSWTVGRYSSLNLSCQMIVSDADGSFLQIQHGVGLKAAVLTDLRPNWGYEVKVRCGTAQHFWTWGDWSDRVSFRTEGDVPDAVDVWMQKKGNQTVMVWKKLLANQSHGDVTGYEVTWTRTSGSDRLHKEEVGAGVHNYTLGGDAVVVVVTVTARNQHGRSPPSAITVPATSPPGETSMNLSCFTGSDGGLNLSWSHHPEASCGYIVDWFPVLGDDPVGWLKLPPSQNSVRIKPKDAAAGRRYSVSIYACRAGALLLLLERKEGFFTEKLPEKPAELFQPLSYTQRGSDVEIRWDPVPLTQQPACIHGYVLHYSRDDDKPLSVTTENPADSSLTARNLPSGSYTFTVAARAAGGAYGGTTLQVLLNDQV
- the LOC103460259 gene encoding leukemia inhibitory factor receptor-like isoform X1; the encoded protein is MTRFWFLLLVLIRLSQQNQTGASQCGPQNLTVGRSDQTVLVEWEDAPSCSALNHPILYNVTVLVEDQEVHSDGVWVAPGLVGSAHSWSWTSPLPMDCAAHTVRLRAQIDNQLSRPGQERTLPDEEALYNRHVFPQDAVLPAGSSASFCCRVPDGQHFDRMYLDGHTGNTTKISERRYALTVRLKPVVEFGATVLCETKSGRRFGSTVHIGYPPGDRDLRCETRDLRSVECRWNEGRNTMVKVKSQTSYQLDGSPCVIGSELRCSKRVNIEGGERNWTLAAQNVLGKVEIQDSADLSRRVHMLAPRGLSVGGVKARSVSLFWSWTVGRYSSLNLSCQMIVSDADGSFLQIQHGVGLKAAVLTDLRPNWGYEVKVRCGTAQHFWTWGDWSDRVSFRTEGDVPDAVDVWMQKKGNQTVMVWKKLLANQSHGDVTGYEVTWTRTSGSDRLHKEEVGAGVHNYTLGGDAVVVVVTVTARNQHGRSPPSAITVPATSPPGETSMNLSCFTGSDGGLNLSWSHHPEASCGYIVDWFPVLGDDPVGWLKLPPSQNSVRIKPKDAAAGRRYSVSIYACRAGALLLLLERKEGFFTEKLPEKPAELFQPLSYTQRGSDVEIRWDPVPLTQQPACIHGYVLHYSRDDDKPLSVTTENPADSSLTARNLPSGSYTFTVAARAAGGAYGGTTLQVLLNDQDSLSNIFISMGAVFVVLFLVAVLCCRHWACIKETFYPEVPKPKMADWFASPVKSADAFPQSGCHGEENTAVPELLLKPAAPLNNNNTTEQEDMALTSQAPPPYQNNPAPTVFPNLTYSLTVAGPERPSGYHPQILAEVFGQNRAAQKPIICVSEYIMAPQQRQ